A genomic stretch from Mycobacterium paraterrae includes:
- a CDS encoding 5' nucleotidase, NT5C type has translation MDGVLADYDTAVLNHLAPQVERRVRENFHIVEDYPRHVADIEFITSQPDFFLNLPLVDGAIAGWQRLLDAGYRPRVCTAPLSRNSQSVHAKVAWLRRHFVPLFGQVVVREAIIDREKFRHNGIALIDDRPEVDTNNGQAAWRHIVFDQPYNKRSGAALRIHGWDDPHLEDVLATLRRPDKGGVAG, from the coding sequence ATGGATGGGGTGCTGGCAGATTACGACACCGCGGTGTTGAATCACCTTGCGCCACAAGTCGAGCGCCGCGTCCGCGAGAATTTCCACATCGTCGAGGACTATCCGCGCCACGTCGCCGACATCGAATTCATCACCAGCCAGCCAGATTTCTTTCTCAACCTGCCGCTCGTCGACGGGGCGATAGCGGGCTGGCAGCGCTTACTCGACGCCGGCTATCGACCACGCGTGTGTACGGCACCATTGTCGCGAAACAGCCAATCCGTTCACGCCAAAGTGGCATGGTTGCGGCGCCACTTCGTGCCGCTCTTCGGTCAAGTAGTGGTCCGTGAGGCGATCATCGACAGGGAGAAATTCCGCCACAACGGAATTGCCCTGATCGACGATCGGCCGGAAGTCGACACGAACAACGGCCAGGCCGCCTGGCGTCATATCGTCTTCGACCAGCCCTATAACAAGCGCTCCGGCGCCGCGTTGCGAATCCATGGCTGGGATGACCCTCACCTTGAGGACGTGTTGGCAACGTTGCGGCGTCCTGACAAGGGCGGCGTCGCCGGCTGA
- a CDS encoding TPM domain-containing protein: protein MSTFRRRIAVFMAMLIAALTVAPSATAQPPFRLPSYITDDAHVLNNADRSAIQSASAKLYADRRIQLWVVFVDDFSGQPAQSWAEQTVGLSDLGDFGAVLAVATVDHAYAFLVPRRVKTIDAGQVDDLRRNQIEPALRRGDWSGAAVAAANGLDRGPQSPSSAPLLIGLGVILVAVLALYLVTRWRRRRRRAAELAAAQRVDATDPDALASLSLGALDDLSRWKVVDVDNAVRTSANELALTVEEFGEKRTEPFTRAVDAAKAALAQAFTVRQQLDDAIPETRTQRRDLLTEVIVAAVRADRELESQREAFEEMRDLVVNAPARLDTLTQQVVELTARIEPAEQRMTQLHDEFASSALASVVTNVATAKDRLAFAEQNLSQAREKAAKPVSGEQSALVDAVHAAESALGQARSLLDAVDNAASDIRHAVATLPALITDIQSGIGQADAALTGTQRTRAPHLRDLAAARDAASRALDTARASGSADPLTAFSTLTKINADLDRLLATVAEEQAAAERLSRTLDQALFSAQSRVRAVSDYVDNRRGSVGPEARTRLAEASRQLDAAQEQKTTDLNAAITLANKAASLATEAQSLAESDVQSAQLAYTSRYGGGGHAGAMMGGIIIGDMLGDAMRGGFGGGWGGGYGDGWGPTSFGGSDSSDGGFMGGGGRF from the coding sequence ATGAGCACCTTCCGCCGCCGGATCGCCGTGTTCATGGCGATGCTGATCGCCGCCCTCACTGTCGCGCCGTCGGCCACCGCCCAGCCCCCGTTCCGGCTGCCCAGCTACATCACCGACGACGCCCACGTGCTCAACAACGCCGACCGCTCGGCGATCCAGTCGGCCAGCGCAAAGCTGTACGCCGACCGTCGCATTCAGTTGTGGGTGGTGTTCGTCGACGACTTCTCCGGGCAACCGGCCCAGAGCTGGGCCGAGCAGACCGTGGGTCTGAGCGATCTCGGCGACTTCGGCGCGGTGCTGGCGGTGGCGACCGTCGATCATGCCTATGCATTCCTGGTCCCGCGCCGGGTCAAGACGATCGACGCCGGCCAGGTCGACGATCTGCGGCGCAACCAGATCGAGCCCGCGTTGCGCCGCGGTGACTGGAGCGGTGCGGCGGTCGCGGCGGCCAACGGCCTGGACCGCGGGCCACAGTCGCCGAGTTCGGCGCCGCTGTTGATCGGGTTGGGCGTCATCCTGGTCGCGGTACTGGCGCTCTACCTGGTCACTCGTTGGCGGCGCCGCCGGCGGCGGGCCGCGGAACTGGCCGCGGCGCAGCGGGTCGACGCCACCGACCCCGATGCGTTGGCCAGCCTGTCGCTGGGCGCCCTGGACGACCTCTCGCGGTGGAAAGTCGTCGACGTCGACAATGCGGTTCGCACCAGCGCCAACGAACTCGCGCTGACGGTCGAGGAGTTCGGCGAGAAGCGAACCGAGCCGTTCACCCGCGCGGTCGACGCGGCCAAGGCCGCGCTGGCCCAGGCGTTCACTGTGCGTCAACAACTCGACGACGCGATCCCCGAAACCCGCACGCAGCGTCGCGACCTGCTGACCGAAGTCATCGTCGCCGCCGTGCGGGCCGACCGTGAACTGGAATCCCAGCGGGAAGCGTTCGAGGAGATGCGCGACTTGGTGGTCAATGCCCCGGCGCGGCTGGACACCCTGACCCAACAGGTCGTCGAGCTGACCGCCCGCATCGAACCCGCCGAACAGCGAATGACCCAGCTGCACGACGAATTCGCGTCCTCCGCGCTCGCCTCGGTGGTCACCAACGTCGCCACCGCCAAGGACCGGCTGGCCTTCGCCGAGCAGAACCTCAGCCAGGCCCGCGAGAAGGCGGCCAAGCCGGTCAGCGGGGAGCAGAGCGCACTCGTCGACGCCGTCCATGCCGCGGAATCGGCACTGGGACAAGCACGGTCGTTGCTCGACGCGGTCGACAACGCCGCCAGCGACATCCGGCACGCCGTCGCCACCCTGCCGGCGCTGATCACCGATATCCAGTCCGGGATCGGGCAGGCCGATGCGGCGCTGACCGGCACCCAGCGAACCAGGGCGCCGCATCTGCGTGACTTGGCCGCCGCCCGGGACGCGGCGTCTCGCGCGCTGGACACCGCGCGTGCCAGCGGCAGCGCGGATCCGCTCACCGCGTTCAGCACGCTCACCAAGATCAACGCCGACCTGGATCGGCTGCTGGCCACCGTCGCCGAGGAGCAGGCCGCGGCCGAACGGCTCAGCCGAACGCTGGACCAGGCGTTGTTCAGCGCGCAGTCGCGGGTGCGCGCCGTGTCCGACTATGTCGACAATCGCCGTGGCAGCGTCGGGCCTGAGGCCCGGACCCGGCTGGCCGAAGCGAGTCGTCAGCTCGATGCCGCGCAGGAGCAGAAGACGACCGACCTGAACGCCGCAATCACCCTCGCCAACAAGGCCGCATCGCTGGCCACCGAGGCCCAATCCCTGGCGGAGTCGGACGTGCAATCCGCGCAGCTGGCGTACACGTCGCGGTACGGCGGTGGCGGCCACGCCGGAGCAATGATGGGCGGCATCATCATCGGCGACATGCTCGGCGACGCGATGCGCGGGGGCTTCGGCGGCGGATGGGGCGGCGGCTACGGCGACGGATGGGGCCCAACCTCGTTCGGAGGTTCGGACTCGTCCGACGGTGGCTTCATGGGTGGCGGCGGCCGGTTCTGA